DNA sequence from the Bradyrhizobium sp. CIAT3101 genome:
AAAGTTTGGAGCCCCCAGCCACGGATGATCGGGTACGATTTCAGGCGACAGGAGGCGCGCCTGAAATCCCTCTGAAAACGTCCGCAGGAAGTTGATCACATCCCAGCGGGCCTGTTCGGCCAATACATCAGCAAATCCGGGCATGCCGCTTTTTGGAATTCCATGGCTAAGCCACCAAAACATGTCGCCGGCCGTGTGCAGCGCAGTATGCGGTTCGCTCAAATTCGCGGGCGGCTTGGGAAGGGTCGATGCCGCCGGACCATCGCCAAGCCCTCCGCTGCCGTGGCAAGCCGCACAATTCTGGGCAAATAGACGCTTTCCATTGGTTATTGATATCGTCGAATAGGCAACCGACGGGCGGCGGTAAGTATCGGGATAGGCTTGCACTGATATCTGCCACAGACCGCCAGCGACCAAAATAACGGCGGCGGCGCCTGCTGCAACTGCTTTTACCTTTTGCGGCTTTCTCAAACAAACGAGCAGGCCCCAGAAGAGTGACAATAGTGCTAGTGAGAAGGCGCCCCCCGCGATAACGGGCGTCGGCCACGCCGGCCACGTGGCTTCGATCGAAAAGCGAAACGGCAGCCACCAGATGGGCTGATCATGTCGTGCTGGTATGACTGAAGAGAGCGCGGCTGCGCAGCCGACGATCAGAACACCGCAAAAGAATTCAGTTGCTGCCCATCCAGCTCCTGCAAGAAAAGCCGCGGGTTTTGCTCCTACGGTTTCCATGACGGGTAGGAAGCGCGTGCGAATCCGATTGGCCACCAACAGGATGCATGCAAGTAGAGCAAGCTTCGTTATAATTAGTTGACCGTAGGTCGTGCCAAGCCACTCGCCAGCCGAACTAGCGGAGCTAAACGCGAGCACCAAACCTGATGCGACGACGACGACCACGAAACCGATTGCTAGTTGGGAGAAACGTCGCAGCGTCGCTGCGACATAGACGCGCCGAGTCTCCGTGGGGGTGACAGCGACCGAAGCCACCAGCCAGATCCAAGCCGGTAAGGCCCCAAGCCAAGCAGAAACCGCGAGCACGTGAAGTTGATAGGTCGGAACGAGCCAACGGCTGTCGTCTTCCCCGGCGGCGTGTCCAGCAAGTGGACCAATCAGCGCGATCAGTGCTGCTGTCCCGGCTGTCACGATTGAAGCTAAACGTTGCTGCTCCCTCGACCAGCCGCGAATTAGGATCGCTGTCGGCAGCAGCAAAAGAAGAGAGAGCGCTAACCTTGCAAGCGTGATCCGACCGTGATGTGTGTCAAATCCGAAGCTTTCCAGCGTCTGGCCAGACGCTACTATCTCCGGTAGTGCCATATCTGTCGCAATCGCGACTTGAGCGATAAATAACCCAGCGGTAGCGAAGAGGTGAATGCCGGCCGCCCAGTGAAAGCTCACCTGCGCTCGTCTTTGCCAAGTGGCAAGGAACGGATCGGAAGACGGCGCTGCCAGCAACAGAAAGAGTACTCCGCCTATGACCCATGCAAGCGCAATGTCAGCGATGGCCTTGCACAGAGCTGGAAACAATACCGTCATTCCGCATGCCTAACGTTCCTCGACGGTGAACTGATAGCCGTAGTCCACCACATGCCCGTCTTGCGAGAGCACGCGGTAATGAACCGAATAGCTGCCCGGTCTCATGTCAGATACTGCCGTTACCATGCACTTCGGATCATTGCCTGCTTTCAAATCGCCGAGCGTTAGCGACTGACCGTTGGCGTTCTTGAGCTCCACTTTCGAAAACTTGAGCTCTATGCGTTCGTTGAAGCATAGTTCGATCTGCTGCGGCGAATGAGCTAACACTGCCCGGCTCGCGGGATCGGACTTCACGAGAGCGGCATGTGCAGAGGCAGCCGTCGGCAGGCACACTAGGCCAACGCACAGCAACGTGATGCCAAGCGCTGATACCGGACGCCTGCTTGCGGACGAGAGTTCTTTTACCGTCCCTTGAATCAGCCTAGTTCGCGCCCTGCCGGTGCCGGCGGTCAAGTTTGGCGTGCCAGCATGATCGAGTGACGGCCCCGTCGCTACTCGGATGTAATCGATCTTGTTTCCGTGTTTTTCGTGAGACATGAGTGTGACCCTTATTGCCGGACAGCGGCCGACAAAGTAATAGCCTAGCTTTCCTTGAGCAACGTGGAGTACCAAAACAGGGCGGCCCCGGCTGCCAGCGTTCCTAGAACGATTGCGAAACTGTCCCTATATCGGACCCAAATCCCGTTGCCGTAACCAACCGAAAACGGAAATCTCGATACGTATTTCTGTCCGTCGCCGACTGTCACGAGGCCCACAAAGCGCCCGGATTCGGGGAACGTGTACTGAAACGATAGTGAGCCTGTCGGATATTGTTTTGGCGGGATTCGAAGGACGGCCTCGCTGTCTACGTCGTTGCCGGCGTCTCGCAACAACCGCACCTCGATGGGCAGATCACGTAGCACATCGCCGACGGCATCCAATACGATGACCGTGCGGCCGACTTCCGGAATGTCCTCGCAAAATTCCTGATTCCCCTGCTTGGCCGGCTGGTATCCGGTAAAATGCATCATATAGGGCCCAGCGCGAAGCTTGCACACGTCTTTCTCCATCGATACTCCCCCGTGTGCAATCGCTGGCCGCGCCCCACCGCAGTCTAGGATGAGGAGCAAAGATGGAATTCCAAGCACTGCGGCTTTTACGATGTTCAACCCGGACCTCCTTTCGGATTCTCAGCCGTGCGGTTGTCGGGATCGGTGAATACAGGGACCATGGGGCCGCTGACGTTTGAGATTGTCCGTTTGCCGTGCTCGTCATAGAAGAACAACAGTCCTCCCAACGTGTTGTCCGGATCGTTGATCAGGCTACTCAAGCGCTCCGTCTCCCATGCCGCGTCGGCCGCTTCGATATCGACTGTCTTCGTTTCACCCGGCTTGAGCGGTCGGCTGTCGCTCACCTTAAGCCCATTCGGAGGAAGCAATTCCTTGGGGTAATTCGGATCCACCGTCGCCATTGCCTGGCTAACCTCATGGTTGATGAAGCGCTGATTGGAAGTTAAGAACTCGCCAAGCTGTGCTGACGTGCTCCCATTGTTCGTCAGTGTCACATTCATACGAAGCGAGCGGCCAGGGACGTCATAGTTTGACTTGTTGACCACAACTTTGACCTGCTCAGGCACTTCCGATAGGGGCTCGACGGTTGCGCGGGACCCCTGCAGCGGCACGGTCCTTGGATAAGCGGTGTCGGTCGCCTGAAAGCCGAAGAATACGATGAGAATCGTCGCCACGAGCAAACCGGCCCCAAATAGGCGATCGGTGCTGGTAACGAGCTGAGATTGATCGCCGCCTTTTTCCGTCAACGCGCGAAAACGAGGCAGCAGCAGCGGCCGGCGCAACCACCAGACAAGCCACACGATGGCGATCGCAACCCACAAGCCATGCCAGAAGAACACCCTGCCAAGGCCCCAGGTTTCGAGATTGTCGATAGTCTCGCCACTGAGAGTTTTGATTGGAAGCTTGAAGTCGCTTTCGTTCCCCGTCACCGTCAGCCAGTTTCCCGGTCCGAGCAGCGGCCCGGCTCCCATCACGTTGATCATCGGATGGACGTGATGGTGGCCTGGCACTCGTCCTTTGAGCACTGTTTTGAATTCATAGTCCCGGTTCAGCTCCAATTTGGTGGACTGAATTGCTGGGACGCCATTAATGTAGCTCTCGGTTCGGGCTAGCACCGGGCCCGGCGTCCCGTTTCCCAGAAAGGCCGCTTCGGGAAGGGGTAGATTGACTGGCCAGATCGGGAAGAGTCGGAACTTGCCGGTGACAACGATTTCACCGTTCACGGGAATTTCGTTCGTGCTCCACTTCACATCGTAAAAATGAGCCGTTCGCATCCGCAGAAACGGCTCTTGATTGCGCTCACCATGCGCCAGAGCAGCATCTGGGACGAAGGTCAGTATTCCGATCGGCATGATCGCCGCCGCTGCCGATAAGATTACACGCACGCATGAGCTTTTGCGGAAACAGAATGTTCTCATTTGGAGTCCTCCACAGTCCCAGCAGGATCATTCGGCTGCGACGAAGCGCCCTTGCAGGCTAGTGCCGTCTATGGCTTTTTGGGCTGTCTCAGCTGGCTCATCCTTATCCGTGAGCCCCATGAAATTTTTCAGGGTGTTTGGCGTCGTTACCACACGAGCGAGGAGCATTCCGATATGCCACCACGCCAAATACATCAGTATGGATACGAACGCCGAGAAAAAGGACGCGATAATGGCTGAGTGGCCACCAAAAGTTCGAAGCGTGCCCCGCTCTATCAGCCGGATATACTCAGGCAGGGCGGTGCGGGTGAAGGCATAGCTGATGTAATCGCCCACGGAAACAAGCTGCCCCATCACTTCTACGGGTAGCCGATATGGCGCCAGCCAAAACCAGTTAGCCGGGTAGAAAAGCAGTGCGAATGCAAAGGCGCCGGACATCGCCGTGAACAAAAAATTCCCGGTCAGCAAAAGAGCGACATCGAGGACTAGTGCGCCAGGTATCAGCAGCGCTGGAATGACCTCGCTCATCGGAAAGTACGACCACAGGTGGAAACCGAAATATCGATTTATCCACTGACCGAACAGGAGACAAACGACCGCAAATGTAGCGGCGATTGGAAGTCTAAATTTCGTCCAAAACACATACTGCAAAGCTGCAGGGAATGTTATGGCCATAATTGGAGTCAGGGTGACCCACCACTGTCTGTCTTTCCAATCGATCCACATATCCCAGTCCCCTGCGGTCAGCATGTAATGCAGGTGGAATGCGCCGGAGACGGCCAGAAAAAGGATGGCGGCGACGAGAAGGTCAAACACTCTTGAGATTCCTGCTGACTCTTTAGGCCATTCGAGCCCATACAGTCTCACAGACGTTCCTCCTTGCATGGCTTCCTCCTAATTCTCTTACCGAGTTGAGATCGACCTTCCTGGAAACCGACGCCCGACATGATTACAAGACGGCATGCTTTGCACATGCCGGGCTGTCAGCGATAAATGGTTCATAAGCGGTTTCAGCGCTGGGTAGCGACCGAAACTTCGTCCTCTTGGGAAAGCCGCCCGATCACTTCAAGCATGTGCATCGCGATCTGGATCAGGAGCCCACCCAAGGCCAGCACACTCCAGCCCATCACGACAAAACCCCAGTGCAAGGGATAGGAGAACACCTCTTCCATCAGGAAGAAGGCATGGCCCCACTCGTTGTAGCCCAAGTTCGGCAATATTAGAAACGGACCTACAACCACGAGCACGAATGGAATTGAGATCTGCGTTGCGAACTTCGGCAGCCTCGTCATCGCGTACAGAAATGATCCCACGCCAAACAGCACGTAAAGTGGCATGGTGCCGTAGAACAGCACGATGTGACTCGGCGTGAAGCTTGTATCCCGGACCACAACCTGATGCCATGAGGCGTCCTGCTCGGCAAAGAAGCTGGTAGCGAACCAGACGCAAAAGGCATAGACGAAGATGAACAGGACCAGATTGAAGTAACGCCGGAGCTCTTCCCGCGGTTTGAGCGCGCCAAGATTGCGGTCTCGCGTAAACCATAGATACGCCCAGGTCACCACCCAGAGCAAAGGGATGACGCTAAGCTCAACCTTCAGCAACGTCATCCAGGCGGCATCGAACGCGGGCTCAGTCGAATCCAGGCCGGCACTCCAAGCATAGACCTGCTGAAAGATGCGCCAGAACACCATCAGCGCTAACACTGCCAGAGTGACTCCTGCTGCAAGTTTGAAATTCGCCAACGGCTGAGTACGGTCCTCAGCGGCGGACTTGGCGTTATGAGTCATCGTGATCGACATCTTCTCTCCTCCTTGGAGATTGCCTCAGGTGTGGTGTTGTTTACGAGGGAAGTTCTCACTCCGATCGTTGATCGCAAGGATAGGATCTGTCTTCAAGCTCCCAGCGTTCTGGTTACCTCTTTGCGAACGGCGCACGCATACATGTTGATTTCGAGATCGACCGGCAATTCGACGATTTTTGGGGCTTTCCAGCTCATATCGGTTTGCTCCTGGCTAGATGAATGCGGCGCAAAAAGTCGCGAGGACACGAGGTCCTCGCAGTGGGGGAGAACTCACCGAGTGCGCTGCAAGTGCTCGGCGAAAAAGAAACCCATAATCACGCCATCCCTGCCACCGCGCGCTGTGCCATCACCCTGATGAGATTGGCGCGATAATCCGACGATCCGCAGGAATATGATCCGACTCTTGCCTCGCCCGCTGCTGCTCTTGCAAAGCAGCGTATTGATGCATCCAAGCGTCCATATTGAACCATTCGTTATAGTTGGACTCCACATCACTCTCCCTAGATGAGGTAAATCTTCATAGCTGACCCGGAGCTAAGCCGTTCACTCAGGTCGACGACCGCAACAAAGCCAAAGAAACACAGTCCTCCCCCTTCTCTCTGTTCGCTCATTACCCGCACCCTCCCTTTGAAAGAGCGGTGCGGCGCGTCGGGTTTGAACCTGGCCCGTATAGACGCAAGACGTCCGCTTTCATCTCAAACAACCCGTCCTGCTCCGGCTTCAATTTGGAAATTAATCCGCGCGTTCGGTCTCAGGTTACAACCTCACGCCACGTACGAATCAAGCCTCGCCATGACCGGCGCCAGAAAGAGCTTGAGGCCTGCGTGGGGTCAGGTTGTACAACCGGCTGAAGCATGTTGACCGTTCGCAGGAGCGAACTCTTGCCGCTTCCGCTCGGGCCGATGATGACGACGACCTCGCCTTGCCGGACCGAGAGGTCGACGCCCTTCAGAACTTCGTTTGACCCGTACGAAACCCGAATGCCGCGCAGATCGAGGTGTCATTCGGCCCTTTAATTGCAGTTTGGTGTCAAGCCTGCATTTCTGAACTCGCCAATGGCACGGTGGTAGTGCTCGCGCCGTCGGAGCTGTTCCGGGTTGCGGAGACGGCGCGGGCGCGGCTGATACGTGCTTGCCGGCCAGGCATGGATCGTTTGGACTGTTGATGTCTTCGCTGGGGTCATGGTCCTTTCCGAGGTCGCTCAGCGCCTCATGATGATGTCCGGGCCGGGCGCCTCAACGTCTGCAGCGGAGTACGGACAAGCCGTCACCAGCCGAATGAACGAGGTCGCCACAACACCGTCCCAGCGGGACATCGCCAGTCCGGCGGACCGGACCAGGAACTACAAAATCGGTCAGGCTTCCTTCACCAGACCCCAGTCGAACGATGTGCCGTCCACCCAAATGCAATGAAGAACCACGGCGATCTTTCGGGCGATGGCGACCTTTGCCTTCCTCATGCCAATCCTCTTGGCGAGCTTCATGTCCCAAGCCTTTAGGGAAGACCATTTCTTAGTTCGATAAAGTAGCACGGTCGCGGCCTCAAACAGGTAGGTTCGGAGAAGACGGTCGCCCCAACGTGATATCTTGCCGTTGATGTCGGTTTCGCCAGATTGGTTGCGCCGAGGTGTGAGACCGAGATAGGCGCCGACACTCGATGCTGATCTGAAGCGCGACGGGTCATCGATCGTATGGCGGAAGGTCAACGCCGTCACCACGCCGACACCGGGAACCGTCATTAAGCGGCGCGTGGTCTCATCCGCCTTCGCCAACTGGCGGACTTCATTGTCGAAGTTGTTCTGTTGCTTGCAGATCTGTTCATGGATCGATAGCAGCGGGGCGATTACACTAAGGAGCTGATGATCTTCGCCCAATAGTTCGCAGACCTGATTTCGAAATCGGATTCCGATCGCGCGTGGGAAGAGCAAGCCATATTCTTTGATTAGACTGCGGACTTGGTTCTCGATGTCTCGACGAATAGCCACGAGCCGAGATCTCGCGACAATTATCGCGCGTATTTTCTGACTTTCCTCGCTCTTGACTTTGACTTCTCGATACCAGCCGACCCGCACCAGTTCGGCCAACCCTCGAGCATCATTCTGATCGCTTTTGTTCATCCGTACCGACAAAGCCGCGTGGGCATGACGCGCGTCGATACAAACTACCGGAAGATCAACCCTACGAAGTTCATGCCATAGCCAACTCGCCATCGCCCCGGTCTCAAATCCGATGCGCTCCGCCTGTGGCGCCACTTGCGAAGCAGTGTCGTCAACGCCCCCGGGTCGGACTTGGCCTTTCCCTCGAACAAGACCTGACCCACTTCGTCGACCACGCATACCGACGTTTCTTTTTGCGAGACGTCCAGCCCAACATATTGCTTCATAGTCCCCTCCGATTCGCGAGATTGCGGAAGGTTTGAAGATAGCGGACCTTTCGAGCCGCAGGTGCCGACCGCAATTACGTCATCGTCTGCAATATTGACCCCCCGTATTGCTGCATCAGCGAATGTTACCCTCGCCGCGCCATTGTAGTGGTTGATGCGATCTCGAAGTATCGGCCGCGCCAAGTGGCTTTTCCGGCTTGCTCGACGAGAGGGGCTGTGGGCGGGTCGGGCCCTACATAGCCCGAGCCGTCCACAACCCCGGGCAATGGGGCAGCGGTCGTGGCGTCGTCGAGCAGGCCCTGGGCGACCAACCGTTCGGCAGCCCTCCGTCTGAGTGCCCTCAGCAGACGTTGCACAATCGAATGCTGTCTCTTTCCGAACTCCTCGGGGTATTTTTCGCGCAAGCGGCCAACAATTGCGAGCGCCGTCAGCTGTGGCTGCTCTGCGAGCCACGCTTCGATCGCGGCAATATGCGGGTCGAGCTTGGACGGCATGCGAACTCTGGTCTTATAGGGCCGACGAGTTCGCCGGTGCGTGGCACGCGGCTCGCCGACCGTCGCGGTCTTGCCGAGCGTCTTCGCAAACGTCGCCGCGGTCGCTGGCAGGACGCTAGTGTGAGCGGGTTGCAGGCCGCGCGCCTGTCCGGCACGACGATCGACGCGATTGCCGAGTTCCTCTTGGGTTGCGCGAATCTCCGCCAACAGCGCGACCGGATCGAGCGAGCGATACTGATCACGCAGCCGCTTCTTCACGGCCGCGGTCACCTTGGGGTGCGTCAAGGCACGCTCATAGGGCGTCGATGGGAGATGATAGCGCTTGATCACTTTAGCCCCTTCGCGACGCTTCTCCTTCAGCTTGAACGACGGCTGGAAGAAGTTGACGTAAAGACGTGCCGCCGCATAGAGGCGGCCCATCATGCGCGCTGTCTCGACGCCATCGAAGCGGCCATAGCCCATGAGGCGGCGGACAACCGCACCATTCTTCTGCTCGACAAACGCTTGGTCGTTCTTCTTGTAGGCACGCGAGCGTGTGACTTCGAGCTTCTGTTCACGACACCGTGGCACGACGACATCGTTCATGAAAGCGCTGTCATTGTCGAAGTCCACGCCGCGCAACAGCCAGGGGAACAGGCTCTGTGCTCTGTTAATCGCCTCGACGACCAGCGAGCCTTCCCGCGTCAGCAACGGCAGGCACTCCGTCCAGCCGGTGGCGACATCGACCATCGTCAGGGTCTGGATGAACGAGCCAGCCACCGACGTCCCGCCATGGGCGACCATGTCGACCTCGCAGAAGCCCGGCACCGGGCTGTTCCAGTCATTGAACGTGCGGATCGGGACCTCACGCCGGATTGCTGAATAGAATCCGGCACGGCGCCGCCTGCCGCCGCTCGCCGCCATCTTCACATCGACGAGCAGGCGATCAATGGTGGCGGCGCTGTTAGCCAGAACACGATCACGGTCCGACGGGCCAAGCTGCAATCGGCCATGCCGCTCAAGGGCAGGCAGCAAGGTCGGAATCATCACCTTAAGCCGCTTGCCGCACACCCTATCTGACGCCTCCCACAGCGCCGTCAGCGTGTCCTTGATCGTCGCGCCATATCTGCGTCTTCGCTGTCTTGTTGCCTCGACCTCGCCCGGTCCAACTCTCTCGCGTCGCCGGAGTACGCGCACCGCATGCTTGCGATGCCAGCCCGTCGTCGCGCACAGCTCGTCGAGGATCCGTCCCTTCTCCGCTCGTTTGGCCGACCGGTAACGCTCCATTACCGCCGACACTACCTCGCGCCGCGCGCCCATGCTGATCTTTCCCGCCATAGACGCCACCGAACCAATTCGATGGCACCGACCCAATCATCGGCGAGAAGTTGTCCAGTAACATTCTGGGTGAGGCAATGCGCTCGTCGACCACACATACTGACGTTTCTTTCTGCGAGACATCCAGCCCAACATATTGCTTCATAGCCCCTCCGATTCGTAAGATTGCGGAAGGCTTGAAGATAGCGGACTTTTCGTGCCGCGGGCGCCGACCGCAATTACGTCATCGTCTGCAATATTGACCCCTAAGCCGGGGAGGGGTCAAATTTGGGCTCTGTCGG
Encoded proteins:
- a CDS encoding c-type cytochrome, whose protein sequence is MTVLFPALCKAIADIALAWVIGGVLFLLLAAPSSDPFLATWQRRAQVSFHWAAGIHLFATAGLFIAQVAIATDMALPEIVASGQTLESFGFDTHHGRITLARLALSLLLLLPTAILIRGWSREQQRLASIVTAGTAALIALIGPLAGHAAGEDDSRWLVPTYQLHVLAVSAWLGALPAWIWLVASVAVTPTETRRVYVAATLRRFSQLAIGFVVVVVASGLVLAFSSASSAGEWLGTTYGQLIITKLALLACILLVANRIRTRFLPVMETVGAKPAAFLAGAGWAATEFFCGVLIVGCAAALSSVIPARHDQPIWWLPFRFSIEATWPAWPTPVIAGGAFSLALLSLFWGLLVCLRKPQKVKAVAAGAAAVILVAGGLWQISVQAYPDTYRRPSVAYSTISITNGKRLFAQNCAACHGSGGLGDGPAASTLPKPPANLSEPHTALHTAGDMFWWLSHGIPKSGMPGFADVLAEQARWDVINFLRTFSEGFQARLLSPEIVPDHPWLGAPNFFLEDENGAERELKDFREESNVLLVFPEKSDAMRVKQLRLEQKRFRKERLWAIIVSPDAKLAAGVPNVRHGAQEVRESYDLLSRSTTNRGDPKRLEMGRRSMEFLIDRFGYIRARWLQEEDECGWQNSDELISQVRVLNRESKILPPPAQHVH
- a CDS encoding copper resistance CopC family protein; its protein translation is MSHEKHGNKIDYIRVATGPSLDHAGTPNLTAGTGRARTRLIQGTVKELSSASRRPVSALGITLLCVGLVCLPTAASAHAALVKSDPASRAVLAHSPQQIELCFNERIELKFSKVELKNANGQSLTLGDLKAGNDPKCMVTAVSDMRPGSYSVHYRVLSQDGHVVDYGYQFTVEER
- the amoB gene encoding bacterial ammonia monooxygenase, subunit AmoB, whose protein sequence is MRTFCFRKSSCVRVILSAAAAIMPIGILTFVPDAALAHGERNQEPFLRMRTAHFYDVKWSTNEIPVNGEIVVTGKFRLFPIWPVNLPLPEAAFLGNGTPGPVLARTESYINGVPAIQSTKLELNRDYEFKTVLKGRVPGHHHVHPMINVMGAGPLLGPGNWLTVTGNESDFKLPIKTLSGETIDNLETWGLGRVFFWHGLWVAIAIVWLVWWLRRPLLLPRFRALTEKGGDQSQLVTSTDRLFGAGLLVATILIVFFGFQATDTAYPRTVPLQGSRATVEPLSEVPEQVKVVVNKSNYDVPGRSLRMNVTLTNNGSTSAQLGEFLTSNQRFINHEVSQAMATVDPNYPKELLPPNGLKVSDSRPLKPGETKTVDIEAADAAWETERLSSLINDPDNTLGGLLFFYDEHGKRTISNVSGPMVPVFTDPDNRTAENPKGGPG
- the amoA gene encoding bacterial ammonia monooxygenase, subunit AmoA codes for the protein MFDLLVAAILFLAVSGAFHLHYMLTAGDWDMWIDWKDRQWWVTLTPIMAITFPAALQYVFWTKFRLPIAATFAVVCLLFGQWINRYFGFHLWSYFPMSEVIPALLIPGALVLDVALLLTGNFLFTAMSGAFAFALLFYPANWFWLAPYRLPVEVMGQLVSVGDYISYAFTRTALPEYIRLIERGTLRTFGGHSAIIASFFSAFVSILMYLAWWHIGMLLARVVTTPNTLKNFMGLTDKDEPAETAQKAIDGTSLQGRFVAAE
- the amoC gene encoding bacterial ammonia monooxygenase, subunit AmoC yields the protein MSITMTHNAKSAAEDRTQPLANFKLAAGVTLAVLALMVFWRIFQQVYAWSAGLDSTEPAFDAAWMTLLKVELSVIPLLWVVTWAYLWFTRDRNLGALKPREELRRYFNLVLFIFVYAFCVWFATSFFAEQDASWHQVVVRDTSFTPSHIVLFYGTMPLYVLFGVGSFLYAMTRLPKFATQISIPFVLVVVGPFLILPNLGYNEWGHAFFLMEEVFSYPLHWGFVVMGWSVLALGGLLIQIAMHMLEVIGRLSQEDEVSVATQR
- the pqqA gene encoding pyrroloquinoline quinone precursor peptide PqqA, whose product is MSWKAPKIVELPVDLEINMYACAVRKEVTRTLGA
- a CDS encoding ATP-binding cassette domain-containing protein, whose protein sequence is MRGIRVSYGSNEVLKGVDLSVRQGEVVVIIGPSGSGKSSLLRTVNMLQPVVQPDPTQASSSFWRRSWRGLIRTWREVVT
- a CDS encoding transposase family protein, producing MAGKISMGARREVVSAVMERYRSAKRAEKGRILDELCATTGWHRKHAVRVLRRRERVGPGEVEATRQRRRRYGATIKDTLTALWEASDRVCGKRLKVMIPTLLPALERHGRLQLGPSDRDRVLANSAATIDRLLVDVKMAASGGRRRRAGFYSAIRREVPIRTFNDWNSPVPGFCEVDMVAHGGTSVAGSFIQTLTMVDVATGWTECLPLLTREGSLVVEAINRAQSLFPWLLRGVDFDNDSAFMNDVVVPRCREQKLEVTRSRAYKKNDQAFVEQKNGAVVRRLMGYGRFDGVETARMMGRLYAAARLYVNFFQPSFKLKEKRREGAKVIKRYHLPSTPYERALTHPKVTAAVKKRLRDQYRSLDPVALLAEIRATQEELGNRVDRRAGQARGLQPAHTSVLPATAATFAKTLGKTATVGEPRATHRRTRRPYKTRVRMPSKLDPHIAAIEAWLAEQPQLTALAIVGRLREKYPEEFGKRQHSIVQRLLRALRRRAAERLVAQGLLDDATTAAPLPGVVDGSGYVGPDPPTAPLVEQAGKATWRGRYFEIASTTTMARRG